Part of the Xylanibacillus composti genome is shown below.
GCTCTTGCCCAGTCGGCCCCATCTTCTAATGAAGCGCCGATGCCGTCAGCGGAAGCGCCGTCCGTCAATATCGCGCCGAAGCCAATGGCAGAACAACCTTCCGCCAATGTTGCGCCGAAGCCGCCTGCCAACGTCCAGCCGAGTGTGAACCAATCTCCGCTGTCGCAATCCATGCCGAAGCCGACAGCCCCGATTTTTGAAGCGCCGTCTGCAGGCGCAGTCCCCAATCTGCCTATGCTGGAAGCGCCAAATGCTGCACCAAATGCAGCGCTGGCGAAACCTATGCCCAAACCGCCAGCTAACGCCGCGCCTAATGTGAAATTCGCGCCTATACCGAAGCAGACGGCGAGCCATAAGGCTTCCGGCAGCTATGCTATGGGGATGCCGGGATCATTGTCTCCTGCTGCGCCGATGCCAGGGTCCCTGCCGAACTGGCAAGCGTCGATGCCCATTCAGGCAATGCCGGGGATACAGCCGTTTCAGGCTCCGGCCCAAGCTATGTACAGCATGCCAGAACCGCCCGCTTATCCGGTTCCAGCCAGCCATGCTAATCCGGTCGCGACCCTGCCGTACTTCTCAGGCTCTCCTAATCCGGCCGCGCCTCTGGTTGGCGGGAATATGCAGCACCATGGCCATTGGAAGCATCCGGCTCACTCTGCCGGGGCTTATCCGGGTCTTCCGGCTTCTATTACCCCTTGCTCGCATGTACCGACCATGGAGCAAGTGCTTCAGACGATTGGTCCGTCGGTACACGACGGCCTCTCTGAAGCTATGTACCGCGGTGTACCGCAAGCGATGACCCGAACTTCGGCGATTTCCTATTTGATGGGAGCCGGTTATTCCCGGGAAGCAGCCCAACAGTTTGCAAGAGCCTGGGAGCAGCAGTTCTCTTGAGCAGCAGCTCATCGATCGAATAAAGATGCCGCAGCAAACCAAGAACGCCTGCTGGCGGGTATGGAGCCCGTCCGGCGGCGTTCTTGGCTGTTCATCAGGTTAGCGAGCTTTCTCACGATCTCCGTCCTTGTTACGGGAACCGGCTTCAAACGGCGTGCTGACCGGTATGAACAAATCGATTATGCCGATGACTAACGCGGCCAAAATGGCGCCAATGACGCTGACCTCTACACCGCCGACAATAAATTGCGCCAACCATATAACGGCGGCACTAGTCAGAAATCCGACTATCCCCCGGCCGAATGGCGTAATCTTTCGGCCAAAAATTCCTTCAAGCACCCATCCTGCAGCGGCAATGACCAGCGCCAGCAGAAGCGCGCTCCAGAATCCGCCGATTTCAAATTGCGGCACGATCCAGCCTACAACCATCAGCACAAGTGCAGCAACAATAAAACGTACGACTGCTCCAAGAAATTGCATCGAATCAAGCCTCCTTGTTATTCGGTGCATTTGCTATTGTGGCCTTCGTTCAGCCGGTTTATGCTGGCACCTCTTGCCTGCGGGAAGGACAGGCTTTTGTTCGATCCGATTTACGGCAGTGCCGGGAACCATTCGGCTTCATCCGCTTTCGAACATGAGGATTAGCACCTGGAGCGGCTTTTCGTTTATAATGTGGGATGGAGGGAGTGTCACACTTGAATCCTAAAACGCTGCAAACCTTGGAATTTCACAAAATCATATATAAATTGGAGCGCCATGCTGCAACTTCGCTCGGCAAAGCTGCGGCTCAAGAGCTTGAGCCTTCGACAGATTTGGAAGAAGTCAAGCTCAGGCTGCAGGCCACTGATCAAGCGGCGCTTGTCGAGCGTCTAAAGGGGCCGCCGCCGTTTGGCGGCATCAAGGACATCCGCGAAGCGCTGTCGCGCGCTCGCATTGGCGCCATGCTGCATCCGCAGGAGCTGCTTGATACAGCCAATACGATATACGGATCGCTGCGCTTGAAAAAGTTTTTGCTGGCAGTGGGCGAGGAGCAGTCCATCGGGCTGTTGACGGACATCGCCAAGCGCATACCCGACCTGCAGTCGTTGGAGAAGCGAATCAAGTCCTGCATCGATGATGCCGGCGATGTAATGGACAGCGCCAGTCCCGATCTGGCTCGCATCCGGCAAGAAATGCGCGCAGGGGAGGGGCGTGTCCGCGAGAGGCTGGAGCAGTATATCCGCAACAGCTCCACCCAGAAGATGCTGCAAGAGTCAATCATTACTTTGCGCAACAACCGCTATGTCATTCCTGTGAAGCAGGAATACCGCTCGCATTTCGGCGGGATGATCCACGACCAATCCGCATCGGGAGCGACCCTGTTCATCGAGCCGGAGGCGATTGTGCAGCTGAATAACCGCCTGCGCGAGTTGAGATTGAAGGAAGAGAAGGAAATTGAGAAAATTTTGCGCATGCTTACGTCCGAAGTGGCCGAGCAGGCAGATGAACTGGCCGATACGGTAGATGCATGCGGCGTGCTGGATTTCATCTTCGCCAAGGCCGGGTTGGCGCACGAAATGAAGGCGTCGCTGCCGATCATGAACGACCGGGGCTTTCTGAAGCTGAAGCGGTCTCGCCACCCCTTGATCCCGGCTGACGAAGTGGTGCCGATTGACGTAGAGCTCGGCAATACATTCAAGACCATTATCGTGACGGGTCCCAATACCGGGGGCAAGACTGTATCGCTGAAGACGATCGGGCTGCTGAGTCTCATGTCGATGTCGGGTCTGTTCATCCCGGCAGAGGACGGCAGCCAAATGTGCGTATTTGACGGCATCTATGCCGATATTGGCGACGAGCAGAGCATTGAACAAAGCTTGAGTACCTTCTCCAGTCACTTGACCAATATTATTCGCATCCTCAAGGAGATAACCCCGAAGAGCTTGGTGCTCTTGGATGAGCTGGGAGCAGGCACCGATCCGGCGGAAGGCTCAGCGCTTGCGATAGCCATGCTGGAGTATATACGCCGCATCGGCTGTCGCATGGTAGCGACCACGCATTACAGCGAATTGAAGGCTTATGCGTACGAGCGCAAGGATATCATTAACGCGAGCATGGAATTCAACGTGCAGACCTTGAGCCCCACCTATCGGCTCATGATCGGCGTTCCCGGGCGAAGCAATGCCTTTGCCATTGCGGAACGACTCGGCTTGCCCAAACCGATCATTGATCAGGCACGCGGTCAGATCAAGGAAGAGGACCAGCAGGTGGAGCATATGATCGCTTCCCTTGAAGCGAATCGAATCAGTGCGGAAGAAGAGAGGGATAAGGCAGAGCAGCTGAGACGAGAGGTCGAACAGCTGCGCAAGCGGCTAAGTGAAGAGAAGGCGAAGTTCGAGCAGCAGAAAGACAAGCTGCTGCAGAAGGCTGAACAGGAAGCGCAGCAGGCGGTCGAGCAAGCTCGCAAGGAAGCGGACCAAATTATTTCGGAGCTGCGCAGGCTTGCCATGGAGGAGCGCAGCTCCATCAAGGAGCACAAGCTTATTGAAGCGAAGCGGGCTTTGGAGGAAGCAAGGCCGAAGCTCCGGGACCAAGCCACAGCCAAGCCGCGGGCAGGCGCGAAGCAGGCCAAGGTCGAGCCGGGCGACGAAGTGCAGGTTATAAGCCTGGGACAGAAGGCGCATGTGGTGGAGCTGGTCGGCCATGCGGAGGCCATGGTTCAGGTAGGAATAATGAAGATCAAGGTAGCCCTGTCCGATTTGGAGCTGATTCAGCAAAAGCCGGAACCCGTCAAGCAGAAGGCGGCTGCCGGACTGAAGCGGACTAAGGGGGATCAGGTGCGGACCGAACTGGACCTTCGGGGAAGCTCGCTGGAGGAGGCGCTTGTTGAGGTGGACCGCTTCCTGGATGAAGCTTTTCTTGCGAACCTGGGTCAGGTATACATCATCCATGGCAAAGGTACGGGCGTGCTGCGCAACGGGATTACCGATTTCTTGCGCAAGCACAAGCATGTGAAATCGTACCGTCTGGGACAATTCGGGGAAGGCGGCTCGGGGGTTACGGTAGCCGAGCTGAACTAAAGGAGGAGATCGCCATTGAATGAGCATATTGACAAGCTTCTGGACATTGCCATCTTCCAGACCTTGGCTTTTTTCTCGGTTGCGGTGCTCGCTTTAATCGTGTTTCTTTCCTTGTTCGAGTGCGTAACGCGATACAGCGCCTGGGATGAGATCAAACGCGGCAATGTGTCAGTCGCATTGGCGGTCAGCGGCAAAATTCTGGGCATTTGCAACATCTTCCGATTCGCCATCATGAGCTCGGAGGGCGACACCATCTATGCGTCTTTCTTATGGGCAGGCTTTGGCTTCGTCCTGCTGTTGATTGCATATTTTATATATGAGTTCTTGACGCCTGTCTTCCGGATTGATGAAGAGATTGCCCGTGACAATCGGGCAGTAGGCCTTATATCAATGATCATTTCTATTGCATTATCTTACGTAATCGGGGCCAGCATCCCATAAGCGGCACCAAATAGCTGGGGAAAGGGGCATGGCAACAATGAAGTACTTATGGGGAACGCTGTTTGCCTTGGCGGCTGTTTTTATTATCGTTGGCATTTATTATTTCATGACTCACTAGGAGGAATCTGCTATGCGCCAGGTTTGCCCGTGGTGTGATACCGAGATTGTATGGGACGAGGAAACGGGTGCGGAAGATTTATGCCCGCATTGCTTCAATATGATTAACGAGTACCGAACGCTCGGCGTTACACTCGAGGAAAGCGGTGAGGCAGAGGAGAAGTCTGATCAGCCGCTTGCATCTGAAGGTGGAGGAGTCTTGCCGAGAAATTGGGATCAGTTCGATAAGCAGGTCCAGCATTATATGGAGGGGCAGCAGGATGAGGCTGAGTGCGAGCATTGCCAGGAGCCGATGATTGCGGCCGGCGAGATGGAAGTGGACCGCAGCAGGTTCTTGCCGAGAATTCCGGAATTGGGCGGTCCCCCCTTGCTGCAGCCTCCATTTGCGCTAACGTTGTTCGTCTGTCCCTACTGCTTTGTGACCAAAAACAAGCTGTCGCCGGGTGACCAGACCAGAATCACTGCCATACTGGAAAACAAGAAATTTCGTTGATTCCGTATTGCCCATTCATACTGCCAGCCGCTGTTTTGCAGGCTGGCAGTTTTTGTTCGACCGCTTTTTGCGTTTTTTTCGTTTCCTGCGCCGTTTGATGGGGAAGCTTAAAGGACAGACCAAAAGCGGGCGGGGGGTTGACGAAACATGCCATTTGGACAGACCCGGTCACATTTTCCAAAAATGTGGGTTCGCGGGCGCAACAGCCAGAGCGGTTATTATCGTCATTCTGACAAGGGCAAAGAGAAGAAGCCGGCCAGAAAGTCCGGATCGCTGCCCGGTCAAGCGGTGCTTCTCCTCGTAGTCTACGGTTTGTTTGCAGCGGCCAACGCGTTGTCGGGGGCTTTTGTCAATGTGTATCTCTGGAAGGAAAGTCACAACTTCGCATTAATCGGCGGATTTTCACTGGCTCATTATGTCGTAAATGCCCTTACGTTTTTTTTGTCTGGCAAATGGGTAAAGGAACGAAACAAGATGATCAGCTTGCGCCTCGGCATAGCGGTCTCTGCTGCGTTTTATCTGCTTGTGCTTCTTCTCAAAAGCAAAGCGATCGACTATGCCTATGTGCTGGGCGCTGTACAAGGAATAGGCGCAGGCTTGTATTGGCTGGCGTTCAATGTAGTGTATTTTGAGGTGACGGACCCGGACAACCGGGACCGCTTCAATGGAGGGGCAGGCTTGCTTAGTTCTGGAGCAGGCATGATTGCGCCATGGCTGTCAGGCTGGATCATTGTAAGCATGGCCGATAATGCAGGCTATATGCTGATCTTCAGCATTTCCCTGGGCGTATTCGTGCTTGGGGTAATTGTCAGCTTGTTTTTGCGCAAGCGCAAGCTGTGCGGAACATACGAGTGGACTCATGCTTTTCGCAATATACAGGAGAAAGGCAACCCGTGGCGAAGGGCGATTCCGGCCTTGGTGGCACAGGGCGCGCGTGAAGGCGTATTCCTGTTCGTGATCGGCTTGCTTGTATTCATCGCCACCAATGATGAGCAGAAGCTGGGCAATTTCTCGCTGATTACATCGGGCGTGGCGCTCATTAGTTTCTGGCTGATCGGGAAGCTTCTGAAGCCGCATTATCGATCAGCCACGATGTTAGTGGGAACCGTTGTGATGACGCTGATCATTCTTCCTCTGTTTTGGGACGTGAACTATGCAACGCTGCTGCTGTTCGGCATCGTTACTTCCTTGTTTTTTCCGCTGTTTTCCATTCCCATGACTTCCACGGTATTCGATATTATCGGCAGGGATCGGGAAAGCGCGGAACACCGGGTGGAATATGTCGTCTTTCGCGAGCTCGGTCTTAACACCGGACGAATCCTCGGTGTCCTGTTATTCATCATTGTCGTCTCTCAGAGCACAAAGCCGCCTGCAATCAACAGCTTGCTGCTTGCGGTAGGGAGCCTGCCGATTCTCTCTTGGCTATTCATGCGCAAAATCCAGGGCATCAAGACTAAAAAAAGTTAAGCGGCGACCTTTTCAGCTAAGGTCTTTTCATTGTATGATGTAAGAATAATCTTTTTCCAATAATCGAGAGAAGGGCGGGATACTCCATGACTGAGCTGAAATCCAAAATTTTGGATATCTTGAAAGAGGATGCGCGCCGAGAGCCGGCGTTGATCGCAACGATGCTCGGCAAGGAGGAGGCGGAGATCAAGCAGGCCATAACGGAAATGGAACGGGAGAAAGTTATCGTCAAGTATGTGCCTGTGATCAATTGGAACAAGGCGGACGACGACAAGGTGACGGCGCTTATCGAAGTGCAGATTACTCCCGAGCGGGGACGCGGGTTCGATGCGATTGCCGAGCGGATTTACTTGTACCCGGAAGTGAAGACGGTGTACCTGATGTCTGGCTCCTATGATTTGCAAGTCGAGATCGAGGGACGGACGCTTCGCGAAGTGGCGGATTTCGTATCCACCAAGCTGTCGACGATCGATTCGGTGCTTTCCACGAAAACGCATTTTATCTTGAAGAAATACAAGCAGGACGGGATTATCCTGGAGGACCATCAGGATGATCACCGCATGCTGATATCGCCGTAAGGGAGAGGTTAGTTATGACGGTTCCATCCTCATCATCCATGCAGCGTTATTTGACCGAAACAGTGCGGGATATTCCTCCATCAGGAATCCGCAAGTTTTTCGATCTGGTCAGCGCGAGCAAGGATATTATTTCACTTGGTGTTGGCGAACCGGACTTTATTACGCCTTGGCGTGTGCGGGAAGCTTGCGTTTATGGGCTGGAACAGGGCAAGACAACCTACACGCCAAACAGCGGCTTGCTCGAGCTGCGCGAGGAGATTGCCTCCTATTTGCACAAGAGCTTTGCTGTCACTTATGAACCATCGAATCAAGTGATGGTGACGATCGGCGGCAGTGAGGCTATCGACTTGGCTTTGCGTGCTTTGGTGAGTCCTGGCGACGAAGTGCTGGTCCCGGAACCAAGCTATATTTCGTATTCGCCGATTGCAACGTTGTCGGGCGGCAAGGCTGTGGGCATTGAAACGTCCGCCAAGCACCAATTCAAGCTGCAAGCCGAGCAGCTGAAGCAGCACATTACACCGAAGTCCAAGGTGCTGATTTTATGCTATCCGAGCAATCCGACGGGCGGCGCGATGACTTATGAGGATTGGCTGCCGATTGCCAAGGTAGTCGAGGAGAATGACCTTATCGTCATCTCCGATGAAATTTATGCCGAGCTGACGTATGGCCATAAGCATGTAAGCTTTGCCGCCATGCCTGGAATGAAGGACAGAACGATTTTGGTCAGCGGCTTTTCCAAGGCGTTCGCGATGACCGGATGGCGGCTCGGATATGCGTGCGGGCATCCCGATCTGATTGCAGCGATGCTGAAAATTCATCAGTATACGGTCATGTGCGCCCCGGTTATGGGACAGATTGCGGCAATCGAAGCGCTGCGCAACGGATTGGAAGAGAAGGACCAGATGGTCGAATCCTACAATCAACGAAGGCGGTTGGTAGTCAAGGGCTTCCGGGAAATCGGCCTCGAATGCCATGAGCCTCAAGGGGCATTCTACGCCTTTCCTTCGATTCAGTCCACGGGCTTGAGTTCGGAGGAGTTCGCCCAGCGGCTGCTGCAAGAGGGAAGGGTTGCTGTCGTTCCCGGACATGTATTCGGCAAAGGCGGGGAAGGCTTTGTCAGATGCTCGTATGCAACATCGATATCACAATTAAATGAAGCGCTGGACCGAATTGGCAGCTTTGTAAGCAAATTTGAGAAAGCGCCTATTTAAAATTGGTATTTTCTCGACATTTTGTTATACTTAAGTTGTATAGGTATGAATCTCGCAAGCTATTTTGAGGGAGGGATGGTCATTTGACTGCATTGGAATTTAATCGTTTGTCACAAGCAGGCGTTCTGTTAATCCAGGAAGAGCCCAAGCGTTACGATGTTCCGAAAGCAAGACATGCATCCTGTTTACCTTTGGTTGAGGAGATTCAGAAATTGCGCTTACTGATGGAGAAGGCGGCCGGTGATGAGGGGAATCTCTCCTCGGAGCTGGTTATCGAGATCAGCATGAGGTTGGATGAAAAGATCAATGAATATATGACGTTGCGAAGAAGAGCCGGGGATTAATGCCCAGCTCTTTTTTAGCGACTGTGTAGGCAGGCCAAAACTTCATTATCATGATCGGATGCAACAATGGGGGGAATCATATGAAAATCTATACGCGAACTGGTGATCAAGGCGAAACGGGAGTGATCGGCGGACGTGTGCCGAAAAACAGTGTGCGTGTCGAGGCTTACGGAACGGTGGATGAGCTGAACAGCTTTATCGGTTTGGCCGTGTCCTCTATGGCAGAAGATCGCTACAGCGATATGCGTGCAGATTTGTTGGAAATCCAGCACGAGCTGTTTGACTGCGGGGCTGATTTGGCAACCTTGCATGCGCGCTCATACAAGGTTGAAGCGTCTATGACTGATCGGCTGGAAGCGGCGATTGACCGTTATGAGAAGGAGACTTCAGCGCTTTCGCATTTTGTCTTGCCCGGCGGCAGTGCCGCGGCAGCTCACCTGCATATCAGCAGAACGGTGTGCAGACGGGCCGAGCGGCGAGTGGTTGAGCTGGCTCTGCAAGAGGAAATCAATATCGAAGTACGGACGTACTTAAACCGGTTAAGCGATTTTCTGTTTATGCTGGCCCGTGCCGCCAATGCCCGCGAAGGGGTGGAGGACATTCATTATGTACGGGGAGGCCAAGTGTTTCGCACGCGCTCATGAGCTACTATAAACCATTACAATATATCGTGCCGGACAGCGAGGACGGCTGGCTGCTGCGGACCGTCCTGCGCGGTCGGATGTCCCTCTCGAAGAAGCTGCTTTCCCGGCTGAAATGGACGCCGCAAGGGATTACCGTCAACGGCGAGCGGTGTCCGGTCAATGTGAAGCTGCGTGCCGGGGATGTAGTCGAGGTTCGCATGCAGGAAGAAACTTCCGACGACATATTGCCTCAGAATATTCCGATTGAGATCCTGCACGAAGACGACCATTTACTTATCTTGAACAAGCCTCCCAACATCATTGTTCATCCGACGCATGGACACTACGTGAATACATTGGCCAATGCGGTCGCCTATTATTGGCAACAGCTGGGGAAGCAGCATCGCTTCCGCCCCGTTCATCGGCTGGATCAGGAAACCTCGGGTGTGCTGGCCGTTGCCAAAAATCCGTATGCCCATCAGCAATTGTCCATCCAGTTTCAGGAGCGGCGCGTGAAGAAGTCTTACAGGGCAATCGTTCATGGTGTTCCGCATCCGCAGGAAGGATCGATTGACGGACCCATCGACAGACGCGCTCCTGGGGATTATGTGCGCATTGTCCGGCCGGATGGCGCTCCTGCAGTGACGGGGTACCGCGTCATGGTCACCATTGGCGCATTTAGTCTGGTCGAAGTCAAGCCACAAACTGGACGGACCCATCAAATTCGCGTGCATATGCGGCATATCGGCTGTCCGATTGTGGGAGACAAGCTCTATGGCTTCGATTGCATGGAGCTAGCGAATGGCGAAAGAAGCAAGGACGATTGGGGAATGGGCTATCCGATTGAAAGGCACGCGCTTCATGCAGCCACACTCTCCTTCCTCCACCCGGAAGATGGACGGGAAGTCACATACGAGGCGCCGCTGCCTGCCGATATGCAAGCTCTGTTGGATTATGCCTCAAGCACTCTCACGGAACCGATGGATGGGAAATAGATAGCAGGCAAATACGAATCGAATAAATAGAAAGGTGAAGATGTATGAAAAAACTGACGGTGTACCAATATCCGAAATGCAGCACTTGCCGGAACGCATTGAAATGGCTAAAGGAACACGGGTATGAAGTAGAATCGATCGATATTGTCGAACATCCGCCATCCGTGGAAGAGCTGACGGATCTCATCGCGAAGAGCGGACTGGAATTGAAGGCATTCTTCAATACCTCCGGGCAGGTGTACAAGGAGCAGCAGTTGAAGGACAAGCTGCCTGGCATGACTAGAGAAGAACAAATTCGGCTGCTTTCCTCGAACGGCAAGTTGATCAAGCGGCCGATTGTGACGGACGGCACAGATGTGACAGCAGGCTTTCGCGAGGCGTTTTTTGCAGAGAGATGGGGGAACGCTTAATGCGCTTTTCCCTCTCGCAACGGGTTGCCCGAATGGGCTCTGCCATATTCGCGGAAGTTGCCGGCTGGAAAGCGGAGGCACAGGCATTGGGCCGGGATTTGATTGATCTGGGAATCGGGAGCCCCGATCTGCCGCCTTCGCCACGAGTGCGGGACGTGCTCACAAGCAGCATCTCTGCTGACGATAGTTATGGATATCCGCTGTCAAAGGGGAACGAGCAATTTCGGCAAACGGTCTGCCGCTGGTATGCGCATCGCTTCGGCGTTCAATTGGATGCTGAACGGGAAGCGCTGGCGCTCATGGGGTCGCAGGACGGACTTGCACATCTGCCTTCCGCCATCGCAGACCCTGGAGATATTGCGCTATTGCCCGATCCGGGTTATCCTGTCTATTTGGCAGGCGTGGAGATGGCGGGGCTCCATCCATATTTTATGCCATTAACAGAAAGCGGGGACTATCTCCCGAATTTCGAGAGCATTCCAGAAGATGTCGCCCAAAAAGCAAAGCTGATGATATTGAATTATCCAAGCAATCCGCTTTCAGCAGTAGCCGAAAGGGCATTCTTCGAGGAAGCCGTTCGGTACGCCGAGCGCTCGGGAATCCTCATCGTCCATGATGCGGCATATTCCGAAATGGCGTTCGACGGATTTCGGCCAATGAGCATCCTCGAAATTCCCGGAGCAAAGGAAGTAGCGATTGAGTTTCATTCGCTTTCGAAGAGCTTTCACATGGCAGGATGCCGGATCGGCTTTGCTGTTGGAAATGCAGAAGCTGTTCATGCGCTTCAAGTGTTGAAGGCCAATATTGATTATGGCGTGTTTCAACCTGTGCAGGAAGCAGGGATCGCTGCCTTGGAGGAAGATATGGAGGGGAAGCCGTCAGTCGCCGCGCACTACCAACACAGGAGAGACTTGTTTATCGATGCGCTGGCTAAGGAGGGCTGGCAGCTGCCCAAGCCCAAAGCGACAATGTTCGTATGGGCACGTATCCCGCAGGGCTGGACATCTCGACAAATTTCCCGGGAAATGCTGCTGAGAACCGGTGTATCTGTCATACCTGGCGATGCGTTCGGCAAAGAAGGAGAAGGATATGTACGGATGGCGCTCGTCCAATCTGATGACCGTTTATTGGAAGCGGCAGCACGAATAGGGAAGTTTATGAGCGAGAATTGGAAACGGTAAAGGAGTTCTGAATCGATGAATGAAACCACAGAAAACAAGCAAC
Proteins encoded:
- a CDS encoding phage holin family protein, with the protein product MQFLGAVVRFIVAALVLMVVGWIVPQFEIGGFWSALLLALVIAAAGWVLEGIFGRKITPFGRGIVGFLTSAAVIWLAQFIVGGVEVSVIGAILAALVIGIIDLFIPVSTPFEAGSRNKDGDREKAR
- a CDS encoding endonuclease MutS2; this translates as MNPKTLQTLEFHKIIYKLERHAATSLGKAAAQELEPSTDLEEVKLRLQATDQAALVERLKGPPPFGGIKDIREALSRARIGAMLHPQELLDTANTIYGSLRLKKFLLAVGEEQSIGLLTDIAKRIPDLQSLEKRIKSCIDDAGDVMDSASPDLARIRQEMRAGEGRVRERLEQYIRNSSTQKMLQESIITLRNNRYVIPVKQEYRSHFGGMIHDQSASGATLFIEPEAIVQLNNRLRELRLKEEKEIEKILRMLTSEVAEQADELADTVDACGVLDFIFAKAGLAHEMKASLPIMNDRGFLKLKRSRHPLIPADEVVPIDVELGNTFKTIIVTGPNTGGKTVSLKTIGLLSLMSMSGLFIPAEDGSQMCVFDGIYADIGDEQSIEQSLSTFSSHLTNIIRILKEITPKSLVLLDELGAGTDPAEGSALAIAMLEYIRRIGCRMVATTHYSELKAYAYERKDIINASMEFNVQTLSPTYRLMIGVPGRSNAFAIAERLGLPKPIIDQARGQIKEEDQQVEHMIASLEANRISAEEERDKAEQLRREVEQLRKRLSEEKAKFEQQKDKLLQKAEQEAQQAVEQARKEADQIISELRRLAMEERSSIKEHKLIEAKRALEEARPKLRDQATAKPRAGAKQAKVEPGDEVQVISLGQKAHVVELVGHAEAMVQVGIMKIKVALSDLELIQQKPEPVKQKAAAGLKRTKGDQVRTELDLRGSSLEEALVEVDRFLDEAFLANLGQVYIIHGKGTGVLRNGITDFLRKHKHVKSYRLGQFGEGGSGVTVAELN
- a CDS encoding DUF350 domain-containing protein, giving the protein MNEHIDKLLDIAIFQTLAFFSVAVLALIVFLSLFECVTRYSAWDEIKRGNVSVALAVSGKILGICNIFRFAIMSSEGDTIYASFLWAGFGFVLLLIAYFIYEFLTPVFRIDEEIARDNRAVGLISMIISIALSYVIGASIP
- a CDS encoding MFS transporter, encoding MPFGQTRSHFPKMWVRGRNSQSGYYRHSDKGKEKKPARKSGSLPGQAVLLLVVYGLFAAANALSGAFVNVYLWKESHNFALIGGFSLAHYVVNALTFFLSGKWVKERNKMISLRLGIAVSAAFYLLVLLLKSKAIDYAYVLGAVQGIGAGLYWLAFNVVYFEVTDPDNRDRFNGGAGLLSSGAGMIAPWLSGWIIVSMADNAGYMLIFSISLGVFVLGVIVSLFLRKRKLCGTYEWTHAFRNIQEKGNPWRRAIPALVAQGAREGVFLFVIGLLVFIATNDEQKLGNFSLITSGVALISFWLIGKLLKPHYRSATMLVGTVVMTLIILPLFWDVNYATLLLFGIVTSLFFPLFSIPMTSTVFDIIGRDRESAEHRVEYVVFRELGLNTGRILGVLLFIIVVSQSTKPPAINSLLLAVGSLPILSWLFMRKIQGIKTKKS
- a CDS encoding Lrp/AsnC family transcriptional regulator, producing the protein MTELKSKILDILKEDARREPALIATMLGKEEAEIKQAITEMEREKVIVKYVPVINWNKADDDKVTALIEVQITPERGRGFDAIAERIYLYPEVKTVYLMSGSYDLQVEIEGRTLREVADFVSTKLSTIDSVLSTKTHFILKKYKQDGIILEDHQDDHRMLISP
- a CDS encoding aminotransferase class I/II-fold pyridoxal phosphate-dependent enzyme; its protein translation is MTVPSSSSMQRYLTETVRDIPPSGIRKFFDLVSASKDIISLGVGEPDFITPWRVREACVYGLEQGKTTYTPNSGLLELREEIASYLHKSFAVTYEPSNQVMVTIGGSEAIDLALRALVSPGDEVLVPEPSYISYSPIATLSGGKAVGIETSAKHQFKLQAEQLKQHITPKSKVLILCYPSNPTGGAMTYEDWLPIAKVVEENDLIVISDEIYAELTYGHKHVSFAAMPGMKDRTILVSGFSKAFAMTGWRLGYACGHPDLIAAMLKIHQYTVMCAPVMGQIAAIEALRNGLEEKDQMVESYNQRRRLVVKGFREIGLECHEPQGAFYAFPSIQSTGLSSEEFAQRLLQEGRVAVVPGHVFGKGGEGFVRCSYATSISQLNEALDRIGSFVSKFEKAPI
- a CDS encoding aspartyl-phosphate phosphatase Spo0E family protein — its product is MTALEFNRLSQAGVLLIQEEPKRYDVPKARHASCLPLVEEIQKLRLLMEKAAGDEGNLSSELVIEISMRLDEKINEYMTLRRRAGD
- a CDS encoding cob(I)yrinic acid a,c-diamide adenosyltransferase codes for the protein MKIYTRTGDQGETGVIGGRVPKNSVRVEAYGTVDELNSFIGLAVSSMAEDRYSDMRADLLEIQHELFDCGADLATLHARSYKVEASMTDRLEAAIDRYEKETSALSHFVLPGGSAAAAHLHISRTVCRRAERRVVELALQEEINIEVRTYLNRLSDFLFMLARAANAREGVEDIHYVRGGQVFRTRS
- a CDS encoding RluA family pseudouridine synthase, with translation MSYYKPLQYIVPDSEDGWLLRTVLRGRMSLSKKLLSRLKWTPQGITVNGERCPVNVKLRAGDVVEVRMQEETSDDILPQNIPIEILHEDDHLLILNKPPNIIVHPTHGHYVNTLANAVAYYWQQLGKQHRFRPVHRLDQETSGVLAVAKNPYAHQQLSIQFQERRVKKSYRAIVHGVPHPQEGSIDGPIDRRAPGDYVRIVRPDGAPAVTGYRVMVTIGAFSLVEVKPQTGRTHQIRVHMRHIGCPIVGDKLYGFDCMELANGERSKDDWGMGYPIERHALHAATLSFLHPEDGREVTYEAPLPADMQALLDYASSTLTEPMDGK
- a CDS encoding arsenate reductase family protein; this translates as MKKLTVYQYPKCSTCRNALKWLKEHGYEVESIDIVEHPPSVEELTDLIAKSGLELKAFFNTSGQVYKEQQLKDKLPGMTREEQIRLLSSNGKLIKRPIVTDGTDVTAGFREAFFAERWGNA
- a CDS encoding aminotransferase class I/II-fold pyridoxal phosphate-dependent enzyme; this encodes MRFSLSQRVARMGSAIFAEVAGWKAEAQALGRDLIDLGIGSPDLPPSPRVRDVLTSSISADDSYGYPLSKGNEQFRQTVCRWYAHRFGVQLDAEREALALMGSQDGLAHLPSAIADPGDIALLPDPGYPVYLAGVEMAGLHPYFMPLTESGDYLPNFESIPEDVAQKAKLMILNYPSNPLSAVAERAFFEEAVRYAERSGILIVHDAAYSEMAFDGFRPMSILEIPGAKEVAIEFHSLSKSFHMAGCRIGFAVGNAEAVHALQVLKANIDYGVFQPVQEAGIAALEEDMEGKPSVAAHYQHRRDLFIDALAKEGWQLPKPKATMFVWARIPQGWTSRQISREMLLRTGVSVIPGDAFGKEGEGYVRMALVQSDDRLLEAAARIGKFMSENWKR